In a genomic window of Halostella litorea:
- a CDS encoding MEDS domain-containing protein gives MTEPATAAETADVGRSGRSIADLRADLARSDLARHLALFYESTDAQLAAVAAYVDRGLQAGHRCLYLVDDNDAARIRAALRSLEIDVDARIEAGDLAIRDASEVYLDAGFDPDRMIDELRAACEGSVADGYDGLWVAGENTWSFHTDETFDHVVDFEADFDACCPDLPVMALCQYDLRRFSGESAAKALWTHEQIVYRNAVCENPYYIPPKQYRSMADPQTNARLMLEQTYDLAQARRQIHRREQRLSVVTRVLRHNIRNDLNAIHGLLELVEESAGLDDAGRERLASARQCAEDVVDLAEKARYVERSIAEPDVERVALGSVVDRAVGRVADAHPDAEVAVTGDADVRVHADKHLDRALEEVVTNAVVHADADPPSVALRISAPSPALVRLDVRNPGGPIPEIDRRALRQEYETQLDHGSSLGLWLVKWIVENSGGSLSFPDDGDCQVRIELRRAFE, from the coding sequence ATGACCGAACCCGCCACGGCGGCCGAGACGGCGGACGTCGGCAGGTCCGGGCGGAGCATCGCCGACCTCCGGGCGGACCTCGCCCGGAGCGACCTCGCCCGCCACCTGGCGCTTTTCTACGAGTCGACCGACGCGCAACTGGCGGCCGTGGCCGCCTACGTTGACCGGGGACTGCAGGCCGGGCACCGCTGTCTGTATCTGGTCGACGACAACGACGCGGCCCGGATCAGGGCGGCGCTTCGCTCCCTCGAGATCGACGTCGACGCCCGGATCGAGGCCGGCGACCTGGCGATCCGCGACGCGTCGGAGGTGTATCTCGACGCCGGGTTCGACCCCGACCGCATGATAGACGAACTGCGGGCGGCCTGCGAGGGGAGCGTGGCGGACGGGTACGACGGGCTCTGGGTGGCGGGGGAGAACACGTGGTCGTTCCACACGGACGAGACGTTCGACCACGTCGTCGACTTCGAGGCCGACTTCGACGCCTGCTGTCCGGACCTCCCCGTCATGGCGCTGTGCCAGTACGACCTCCGGCGGTTCAGCGGCGAGTCGGCGGCCAAGGCGCTGTGGACCCACGAGCAGATCGTCTACCGCAACGCCGTCTGCGAGAACCCGTACTACATCCCGCCGAAGCAGTACCGGTCCATGGCCGACCCGCAGACGAACGCCAGGCTCATGCTCGAACAGACGTACGACCTGGCCCAGGCCAGGCGGCAGATACACCGCCGGGAGCAGCGCCTGTCGGTCGTCACGCGGGTCCTCCGGCACAACATCCGGAACGACCTGAACGCGATCCACGGCCTGCTCGAACTCGTCGAGGAGAGCGCGGGGCTGGACGACGCCGGCCGGGAGCGGCTGGCGAGCGCGCGGCAGTGCGCCGAGGACGTCGTCGACCTCGCGGAGAAAGCCAGGTACGTCGAGCGGAGCATCGCCGAACCGGACGTCGAGCGGGTCGCCCTCGGCTCGGTGGTCGACCGGGCCGTCGGCCGGGTCGCGGACGCCCACCCGGACGCCGAAGTCGCGGTCACGGGCGACGCCGACGTGCGGGTCCACGCCGACAAGCACCTCGACCGGGCGCTCGAGGAGGTGGTCACGAACGCCGTCGTCCACGCCGACGCCGACCCCCCGTCGGTCGCCCTGCGCATCTCGGCCCCGTCCCCCGCGCTCGTGCGGCTCGACGTCCGGAACCCCGGCGGCCCCATCCCGGAGATCGACCGGCGGGCGCTCCGTCAGGAGTACGAGACGCAACTCGACCACGGGAGCAGCCTCGGCCTCTGGCTCGTCAAGTGGATCGTCGAAAACAGCGGCGGGAGCCTCTCGTTCCCCGACGACGGGGACTGTCAGGTCCGGATCGAACTGCGCCGCGCCTTCGAGTGA
- a CDS encoding GIY-YIG nuclease family protein: MTVSHYVYVLECADDTLYTGYTTDVQRRVREHDAGDGAKYTRGRTPVELVHVESFDSKSAAMSREHEVKSLSRAAKERLIDGDRGPGGDAP; the protein is encoded by the coding sequence CTGACAGTGTCCCACTACGTGTACGTCCTCGAGTGCGCCGACGACACGCTCTACACCGGCTACACCACGGACGTCCAGCGCCGCGTCCGCGAACACGACGCCGGCGACGGCGCGAAGTACACCCGCGGGCGGACGCCCGTGGAACTCGTCCACGTCGAGTCGTTCGACTCGAAGTCCGCCGCGATGTCCCGAGAGCACGAGGTCAAGTCGCTGTCCCGGGCGGCCAAGGAGCGCCTGATCGACGGCGACCGCGGCCCGGGCGGCGACGCGCCGTGA
- a CDS encoding DUF7563 family protein — MPTCDHCDAHVSERFARVFADEHGRIFACPGCSANAGIAEAARQRARGS; from the coding sequence ATGCCCACATGCGACCACTGCGACGCACACGTTTCCGAGCGGTTCGCGCGTGTGTTCGCAGACGAGCACGGGCGCATCTTCGCCTGTCCAGGCTGCTCGGCGAACGCAGGAATCGCCGAGGCCGCACGACAGCGTGCCCGGGGCTCGTGA